One stretch of Methyloversatilis sp. RAC08 DNA includes these proteins:
- the recQ gene encoding DNA helicase RecQ yields MRESALRVLKDVFGHPGFRGAQGDIVEHVAGGGDALVLMPTGGGKSLCYQVPALLRPGTAVVVSPLIALMQDQVAALTLLGVRAAFLNSTLDLNQVRDVERRLLDGTLDLLYVAPERLNTPRCLDLLSHIRPALFAIDEAHCVAQWGHDFRPEYLQLSVLHERFPDVPRIALTATADPATRAEIIERLALQDSRVFVSSFDRPNIRYTIVDKDDARKQLLRFIRAEHPDDAGIVYCLSRKKVDETAEWLVAQGVNALPYHAGMDTQARAANQARFQREEGIVVVATIAFGMGIDKPDVRFVAHLDLPRSIEGYYQETGRAGRDGTAADAWMAYGLADVVQQRRFIDQSEGNEAFRRISSSKLDALLGLCETAHCRRVHLLAYFGEQGAPCGNCDNCLNPPETWDATVASQKALSTIYRTGNRFGATHLIDVLRGKDTERIRQWGHDKLSVHGIGKAEDENLWRSVFRQLVALGLARVDQESFGALVLTDAARPVLRGEQKVTMRRIVERVKDSGARRSRAAAPISTEGVDADLLAALKAWRLDEARTQSVPAYVILHDSTLIELARNRPADCDELADIAGFGGRKIERYGDTLVRLISEFTV; encoded by the coding sequence ATGCGTGAAAGCGCGCTGCGCGTCCTGAAGGACGTGTTCGGTCATCCCGGTTTCCGCGGGGCCCAGGGCGACATCGTCGAACATGTCGCTGGCGGTGGGGACGCACTGGTACTGATGCCCACCGGCGGCGGCAAATCACTTTGCTACCAGGTTCCGGCGCTGCTGCGACCGGGAACGGCAGTGGTGGTGTCACCGCTGATCGCGCTGATGCAGGATCAGGTGGCGGCGCTGACGCTGCTCGGAGTGCGCGCCGCCTTCCTCAATTCCACGCTCGACCTCAATCAGGTACGCGACGTCGAGCGACGTCTGCTCGACGGCACGCTCGACCTGCTGTACGTCGCGCCCGAGCGGCTGAACACGCCGCGCTGCCTCGATCTGCTGAGCCACATCCGACCGGCCCTTTTCGCCATTGACGAAGCCCATTGCGTCGCGCAGTGGGGGCATGACTTCCGTCCCGAATATCTGCAGCTGTCGGTGCTGCACGAGCGCTTCCCCGACGTGCCGCGCATTGCGCTGACCGCGACCGCCGATCCGGCGACCCGTGCTGAAATCATCGAACGGCTTGCGTTGCAGGATTCGCGCGTGTTCGTGTCCAGCTTCGATCGCCCGAACATCCGCTACACCATCGTGGACAAGGACGACGCGCGCAAGCAACTGCTGCGTTTCATCCGCGCCGAGCATCCGGATGATGCAGGCATCGTCTACTGCCTCTCGCGCAAGAAGGTGGACGAAACCGCCGAATGGCTGGTTGCGCAGGGTGTGAATGCGCTGCCCTACCATGCCGGCATGGACACCCAGGCACGTGCCGCCAATCAGGCGCGCTTCCAGCGCGAGGAGGGCATCGTTGTCGTAGCCACGATCGCGTTCGGCATGGGCATCGACAAGCCGGACGTTCGCTTCGTCGCACATCTCGACCTGCCGCGTTCGATCGAAGGCTACTACCAGGAAACCGGTCGGGCCGGTCGCGACGGCACGGCGGCGGACGCCTGGATGGCTTACGGTCTGGCCGATGTGGTGCAGCAGCGTCGCTTCATCGACCAGTCGGAAGGCAATGAGGCCTTCCGACGCATTTCGAGCAGCAAGCTTGATGCGCTGCTCGGGCTGTGTGAAACCGCGCACTGCCGGCGCGTGCATCTGCTGGCCTATTTTGGCGAGCAGGGCGCGCCGTGCGGCAACTGTGACAACTGTCTGAACCCTCCGGAAACCTGGGACGCCACCGTGGCATCGCAGAAGGCGCTCTCAACCATCTACCGCACCGGCAACCGCTTCGGCGCCACCCATCTTATCGACGTGCTGCGCGGCAAGGACACCGAACGCATCCGTCAGTGGGGCCACGACAAGCTGTCGGTGCATGGCATCGGCAAGGCGGAAGACGAAAACCTTTGGCGCAGCGTGTTCCGCCAGTTGGTGGCGCTCGGGTTGGCGCGCGTCGATCAGGAATCCTTTGGTGCCCTCGTGCTCACCGACGCCGCCCGCCCGGTGCTGCGCGGCGAACAGAAGGTGACGATGCGGCGCATCGTCGAGCGTGTGAAGGACTCCGGCGCACGACGCAGTCGGGCGGCCGCTCCGATCTCGACGGAAGGCGTTGATGCCGACCTGCTTGCCGCATTGAAAGCATGGCGCCTCGACGAGGCGCGTACCCAGTCGGTGCCGGCCTACGTCATCCTGCACGACAGCACGCTGATCGAACTGGCGCGCAACCGGCCGGCTGACTGCGACGAGCTGGCCGACATCGCCGGTTTCGGTGGCCGCAAGATCGAGCGCTACGGCGACACGCTGGTAAGATTGATCTCCGAATTCACCGTGTGA
- a CDS encoding c-type cytochrome, whose product MDWFRILINGGALIALLTGCATPLAPRVEAPKLGTPIAADALTAQTLNVFPDGRGLPPGQGSVAEGARLFAQHCAGCHGKDGRGGTAEELTGASRPLDHPAADKTIGSYWPYATTLFDFIRRAKPMGAPGTLNADEVYALSAWLLHANGVLAADAVMDAPRLSALRMPNRDGFIRIEAP is encoded by the coding sequence ATGGACTGGTTTCGCATACTTATTAACGGCGGAGCGCTGATCGCGTTGCTGACCGGCTGCGCCACGCCGCTGGCACCGCGTGTCGAGGCGCCGAAGTTGGGCACGCCGATCGCTGCCGACGCGCTGACTGCACAGACGCTCAACGTGTTTCCGGACGGTCGCGGTCTTCCGCCCGGACAAGGTTCGGTGGCAGAGGGTGCGCGGCTGTTCGCCCAGCACTGCGCCGGCTGCCACGGCAAGGACGGGCGCGGCGGTACGGCAGAGGAACTGACAGGTGCGAGCCGGCCGCTCGACCATCCGGCAGCCGACAAGACCATAGGCAGCTACTGGCCGTATGCCACCACGCTGTTCGACTTCATCCGTCGCGCCAAGCCGATGGGTGCGCCCGGCACCTTGAATGCGGACGAGGTGTATGCGCTGAGTGCATGGCTTCTGCACGCCAATGGCGTGCTTGCCGCCGACGCGGTGATGGATGCTCCACGGCTGTCTGCGTTGCGCATGCCCAACCGGGACGGCTTCATCCGGATTGAAGCGCCTTGA
- a CDS encoding FIST signal transduction protein gives MNTFAASTAFHEDWPVAMDRALGALDIPGGANLGFVYFTDQYGSDVQAMVDRLTLLTGIPNWVGTCSLGVIGRSSAAQNHPGLALLVACLPEGSFQVFSGRDRLPNMLGIDAGREQPYFAVVHADPSTPDMSDLITDMATKVSSGFITGGLALSRGQAPMIANGALYGGISGVAFNEQVSITTRLTQGCCAVGQARIVTACDQNVVTEIDGRPALDAFLEAAGTSLGQDLRRAARYILPGLGIPGRDDAEFRVRNVIALDPASGVFAINDAVEVGQRIRFYRRDGDCARADMMRMLHELRDSLDAPPKAALYVSCAARGEHMFGNDNAEPDMLEAVFPGLPVAGFFAGGEISHDQLYGYTGVLTLFL, from the coding sequence GTGAATACCTTTGCAGCGAGCACCGCCTTTCATGAAGACTGGCCGGTTGCGATGGACCGGGCTCTTGGCGCACTGGACATTCCCGGCGGCGCCAATCTCGGTTTCGTTTATTTCACCGATCAGTACGGCAGCGACGTGCAGGCCATGGTTGACCGGCTGACGCTGCTGACCGGCATCCCCAACTGGGTCGGCACCTGCTCGCTCGGCGTGATCGGCCGAAGCAGCGCCGCACAGAACCACCCCGGTCTGGCGCTGCTGGTCGCCTGCCTGCCCGAGGGCAGCTTCCAGGTCTTTTCGGGGCGCGATCGCCTGCCCAACATGCTGGGCATTGATGCGGGGCGCGAGCAGCCTTACTTCGCCGTCGTACACGCAGACCCGTCGACGCCGGACATGAGCGACCTGATCACCGACATGGCAACCAAGGTGTCGAGCGGTTTCATTACCGGCGGGCTGGCACTGTCGCGCGGCCAGGCGCCGATGATCGCCAACGGCGCACTGTACGGCGGCATCAGCGGCGTGGCCTTCAACGAGCAGGTGAGCATCACGACCAGGCTGACACAAGGCTGTTGCGCCGTCGGCCAGGCACGCATCGTCACCGCCTGCGACCAGAACGTGGTGACCGAGATCGATGGACGGCCTGCGCTCGATGCCTTCCTTGAAGCGGCCGGTACTTCGCTCGGCCAGGATCTGCGCCGTGCTGCACGCTACATCCTTCCCGGACTGGGCATTCCGGGGCGTGACGACGCCGAGTTCAGGGTACGCAATGTGATCGCGCTCGATCCGGCAAGCGGCGTGTTCGCCATCAACGATGCCGTCGAGGTCGGGCAGCGCATTCGCTTCTACCGGCGCGATGGCGACTGCGCACGCGCCGACATGATGCGCATGCTGCATGAGCTGCGCGATTCGCTCGATGCGCCACCGAAAGCGGCGCTGTATGTGTCATGTGCGGCGCGCGGCGAGCACATGTTCGGCAACGACAACGCCGAACCGGACATGCTGGAAGCCGTGTTCCCAGGCCTGCCAGTGGCCGGCTTCTTCGCCGGCGGCGAGATTTCGCATGATCAGCTGTATGGCTACACTGGCGTACTGACCCTGTTTCTGTAG
- the soxC gene encoding sulfite dehydrogenase → MARHPNGNPDQPPVGIGEQRLDRRRFLRQGAALAGATAAAGAPAAQSGGDLPWLHVPGQPFSVYGQPSPHERYTARRIGANRAVAGNGVSFTPLEELEGTITPNGLHFERHHNGVPQIDPVQHRLVVHGRVRQPLSFDVKSLLRYPMRSQVLFIECGGNSNAGWHAEPIQRPAGSVHGLVSCAEWTGVPLSILLDEAGVDPEASWVIAEGADAGAMNMSIPLGKMREDCLIGLYQNGERLRPENGYPMRLIVPGWEGVLHVKWLQRLEVADQPVMSRNETSKYTELLPSGKARQFTFTMGCKSLITSPSHGQTLRQPDVYQITGLAWSGHGRIARVEVSADNGRHWTDAALQSPALPRCFTRFRLPWRWDGKPAVLKSRATDEAGNVQPERAALIAERGRAGYFHYHAIVAWAVEDDGLVSHTY, encoded by the coding sequence ATGGCACGACACCCGAACGGCAACCCTGATCAGCCGCCCGTTGGCATAGGCGAACAGCGGCTCGACCGGCGCCGGTTCCTGAGGCAGGGCGCTGCGCTTGCAGGTGCCACTGCAGCGGCCGGCGCACCGGCAGCACAGTCCGGCGGCGATCTGCCCTGGCTGCATGTGCCGGGCCAGCCCTTTTCTGTCTACGGACAGCCTTCGCCGCACGAGCGCTACACCGCACGGCGCATCGGCGCCAACCGCGCGGTTGCCGGAAACGGCGTGTCGTTCACCCCGCTGGAAGAACTCGAAGGCACGATCACGCCGAACGGCCTGCATTTCGAGCGCCACCACAACGGCGTACCGCAGATCGATCCGGTGCAGCACCGTCTGGTCGTGCATGGCCGGGTGCGCCAACCGCTGAGCTTCGACGTGAAGTCGCTGCTGCGCTACCCGATGCGCTCGCAGGTGCTGTTCATCGAATGCGGCGGCAACAGCAACGCCGGCTGGCACGCCGAACCGATACAGCGCCCGGCCGGTTCGGTGCATGGCCTGGTGTCGTGCGCCGAATGGACGGGTGTGCCGCTGTCCATCCTTCTCGACGAGGCCGGGGTGGATCCGGAAGCCTCTTGGGTGATCGCCGAAGGGGCGGATGCCGGGGCGATGAACATGAGCATACCGCTCGGCAAGATGCGCGAAGACTGCCTGATCGGGCTGTACCAGAACGGCGAACGGCTGCGCCCGGAAAATGGTTATCCGATGCGGCTCATCGTGCCCGGCTGGGAAGGCGTGCTGCATGTGAAGTGGTTGCAGCGGCTGGAAGTCGCCGACCAGCCGGTAATGTCGCGCAACGAGACCTCGAAGTACACCGAGTTGCTGCCGTCCGGCAAGGCACGCCAGTTCACCTTCACGATGGGTTGCAAGTCGTTGATCACGTCGCCTTCGCATGGACAGACACTGCGCCAGCCGGACGTGTATCAGATCACCGGTCTGGCCTGGAGCGGTCACGGACGCATCGCGCGGGTTGAAGTGTCGGCCGACAATGGTCGCCACTGGACCGACGCGGCGTTGCAGTCACCCGCATTGCCGCGCTGCTTCACGCGTTTTCGCCTGCCGTGGCGCTGGGACGGCAAGCCGGCGGTGCTGAAAAGCCGCGCCACCGATGAAGCCGGAAATGTACAGCCGGAACGCGCGGCACTGATCGCGGAGCGCGGCCGGGCCGGCTATTTCCATTACCACGCGATCGTGGCCTGGGCGGTCGAGGACGATGGACTGGTTTCGCATACTTATTAA
- a CDS encoding PhaM family polyhydroxyalkanoate granule multifunctional regulatory protein, protein MEFLRSVWGQMPFPVPGFVTPTLDVGELDKRIADLKAVEGWLRMNMGMLQTSIQGLEVQRATLATMQAMAAHAGGTAPAPATAANPMQAFGNAAMWPWSVMQNSAAPPPAAAPDVNQAPPSDG, encoded by the coding sequence CGGTATGGGGGCAGATGCCCTTCCCGGTACCCGGTTTCGTGACGCCGACGCTCGACGTGGGCGAACTCGACAAGCGGATTGCCGATCTCAAGGCAGTCGAAGGCTGGCTGCGCATGAACATGGGCATGCTGCAGACCAGCATCCAGGGGCTGGAAGTCCAGCGCGCCACACTGGCGACGATGCAGGCGATGGCGGCGCACGCCGGAGGCACCGCACCCGCGCCCGCCACTGCCGCAAACCCGATGCAGGCGTTCGGCAATGCGGCCATGTGGCCATGGTCGGTGATGCAGAACAGTGCCGCCCCCCCGCCCGCCGCCGCACCGGACGTCAATCAGGCCCCACCCAGTGATGGATAA